The genomic region agagaattgttttaaaagctacattttgcagaacaatgcttatactctttcacggtgaccaacactgttcacattacatagcacatgtgatttctgtgcaaggtcgcattttgcctcttaatgctgagtgcctgtggctttgctgctagagatcacaggtctgggcaacagaattctgcttgcatgcggccatggtaagccattctcttacagcttctgcgccctactttcccacataccaagcatagcttgtagagtgctgcagaagcctggccaatctcagccagttgggggggggggggggggagtgtggtggggcttgtctgggcaagtagagtgctgcggtttttctgttaacattcagcagcaccagaaaacaaactaaccacggtacccctcccccccaccgcgtggctggtatcagggaagatccctacaggcaccaaactaatcccccccccaccgccgcccccccccctcgccatgaattctctgggatgatcacagtacccctccccccaccgcgtggctggtaacagggaagatccctgctagccaaacgcgaaaaactcagggccaatttcccatctgcgcttggctaactgcagggaaggatttattttccgccacaggcaaacagcccagtaggaacggccacctctgtccccttaattaagttcccgtatttcaaccaggttaccaggagtgatatcactctcctgaggattacacaagaagataaagaacggatgttgcttgaatgccagcaaacaccgggaccatacgctgccaggctttgtcaggcaatgataccagattacttgctgcaagcatggcgtggtcaagtgtcctaccatggaggagggaataaagatgcactgcccagaaaccttctggcaaggctttcggagtacctccaggagagcttcattgagatgtccctggaggatttccgctccatccccagacacgttaacagacttttccaatagctacagacttttccagtagctgaactgaccgcgaatgcaaagtcaggcaaagtaatcattaaaaaccgtttgcttttaaaacaagttttatattttaaaaggtaaactcacctgaggtgccttccatggggtcagagtcttgggtactggcttgggaggcttgggaggcttgggagggtacttcagtcagggtgataaaaagatcctggctgttggggagaatggagtgctgtgtgctctctgcaagctcatcctcctcctcctcctcctcctctaccccatcggcagaatcctcaggcgtcgagactatccccgacccagaatccacgaacacaggtgggttagtggtggcagccccccctagaattgcatgcagctcggcgtagtagcggcatgtccgcggctctgacccggagcgaccgtttgcctcctttgttttctgataggcttgtctgagttccttgactttcacgcggcactgatctgagtccctattgtggcctctctccatcatgcccttggagattttttcaaaaatttttgcatttcgtcttttagaacgaagttctgcaagcactgaatcctctccccatacagcgatcagatccagtacctccctcacggtccatgctggtgctctttttcgattatcagcctgcatggttacctgtgctgatgaggtatctgtggtcacctgtgctctccacgctgtgcaaacaggaaatggaattcaaatgttcgcggggcttttcctgtctacctggccagtgcatccgagtttagattgctgtccagagcggtcacaatgatgcactgtgggatagctcccggaggccaataccatcgaattgcggccacactaaccctaattcgaattgttaaaatcgattttggcactactccgctcgttggggtggagtacagaaatcgatttaaagggccctttacatcgaattaactagcgtcgttgtgtggacggttacagggttaattcgaattaaagctgataaatccgaattaaagtcgtagtgtagaccaggcctaagacaaatTTATCCCTGGCATAACTTCATTGGCCTCAGTGATAAATTTAGCccaacagtttttaaaaactaaGTTGTGATTTGCTTTGCTATGTAATGTTGCCTGTAAGTCTCACCATAGGGCAGCAAGCTCCCCCAGGGCAGTATTTGTACTTTTGCCAAATTGTTGATCATAACTTTATAAAGAAGAGAGCAACAAGGGAAAAGAAAAGTTTTAATCCATACTTATAAAAACTGTGAACAGAAGAACAAGCAGTATCTATTTCTTGGTAATGAACCTGATCCTCTCCCACTGGGAGTTTATCTagataaaaacagcaaaaaagctTAGTGTGTAAGTTCTCATCTCAGTGTCATCTTGTTTATTAGATTTAAATTTAGTTGACACTTCCATGACCTAATAAATGTGTCAGTGAGTGCTCAAGTAAATATGGTAACTCTGTGTACAGATAAAAGGATCAGCAGACAAAGTGTCCATGTGAAAAGGAAGAAGTTTGCCCAAATTAACATTTCAAGGTAATAAAACTGGATTTGGAGTTGTAAAGTAAAAAATATTAGTGAATTTTTCTTGGGTTCAGATTTCATAGGAAAAGATTCACTATAGTTCTAGTGCTACCAGAGCCCAGTTAGTGATGTAGTCCTTCTTTCTCTGCTGTACGTACTGTCCCATACTACCagcagagagaagaaagaaatgTACAACAAAGCAGCATGGGAGCTGGCAACATCAACCTCCAAGAGGCAGTACCCGAGGTCTCCACACGACTATTAACATCAAATCACAATTGCAAAGGACAtttaaaggaaggaaaaacaatGTCCTCATGTGAGGCTGTAGGGTtgggtttgttgtttgtttgttttttaatgtattgtGCTAGTTTTGAGGAAGAGGACAAAAAGAGAGTAGGAAC from Chrysemys picta bellii isolate R12L10 chromosome 6, ASM1138683v2, whole genome shotgun sequence harbors:
- the LOC135984365 gene encoding myb/SANT-like DNA-binding domain-containing protein 2, which gives rise to MQADNRKRAPAWTVREVLDLIAVWGEDSVLAELRSKRRNAKIFEKISKGMMERGHNRDSDQCRVKVKELRQAYQKTKEANGRSGSEPRTCRYYAELHAILGGAATTNPPVFVDSGSGIVSTPEDSADGVEEEEEEEDELAESTQHSILPNSQDLFITLTEVPSQASQASQASTQDSDPMEGTSAAANSSSLPPPSRRLSQIRRRKKKTREEMFSEIMQSSRSDRAHLNEWKETVSKYRKEVSEREERRDQREDMRDQREERRDQREERRDARDERWRQEDQRMKEATLGLLQRLVEVQERLLENRLPLQPLFHPPPSPCSVSSSPRRVRTRGGRLRTPSHSTPVDSPSKRLSFF